From a region of the Falco cherrug isolate bFalChe1 chromosome 9, bFalChe1.pri, whole genome shotgun sequence genome:
- the ZNF511 gene encoding zinc finger protein 511 yields the protein MLRLPAGLRRRLREGPPPPPAPPPPRAPPAPPAPPFAFAPRRLRLGAHHPVLEDGDVHRHLYLQGVLTSLAEVAERPKVSEFSCHISGCCQVFDTVEGYEHHYNTLHRNVCSFCKRSFPSGHLLDIHILEWHDSLFQIMAEKQNMYKCLVEGCAEKFKSSKDRKDHLVTVHLYPADFRFDRPKKVKSGPKHVSSPTKQGARVPVDVSMETSEQFQVDPMETGPSENMEIPQPAASPGPLVPEKRLYKSRIPSTICFGQGATRGFKGPRKKV from the exons ATGCTGCGGCTGCCGGCCGGGCtgcgccgccgcctgcgggaggggccgcccccgccccccgcgccgcccccgccccgcgccccgccggccccgccggccccgccctTCGCCTTCGCCCCCCGCCGCCTGCGCCTCGGCGCGCACCACCCGGTCCTCGAG GATGGGGACGTGCACAGGCACCTCTACCTCCAGGGTGTCCTCACCAGCCTGGCGGAGGTGGCGGAGAGACCCAA GGTGTCTGAATTCAGTTGTCACATCTCTGGATGCTGCCAGGTCTTTGATACAGTGGAAGGCTACGAGCACCACTACAACACGCTGCACAGGAACGTCTGCTCGTTCTGCAAGCGTTCCTTTCCATCTGGACATCTCTTGGATATTCACATCTTAGAGTGGCATGACTCACTTTTCCAGATAATGGCTGAGAAGCAAAACATG TACAAGTGTTTGGTAGAAGGCTGTGCAGAGAAGTTCAAGAGCAGCAAGGACAGAAAGGATCACTTGGTCACTGTTCACCTTTATCCTGCTGACTTTCGGTTTGATAGACCAAAGAAAGTGAAAAG TGGCCCCAAGCATGTGAGCTCTCCCACGAAGCAGGGTGCCCGCGTGCCAGTAGATGTGAGCATGGAGACATCGGAACAGTTCCAAGTGGACCCCATGGAAACAGGGCCCAGTGAGAACATGGAGATCcctcagcctgcagccagccctggacCCTTGGTGCCAGAGAAACGACTGTATAAATCCAG GATCCCATCCACAATTTGCTTTGGACAAGGTGCTACCCGAGGATTTAAAGGACCAAGGAAGAAAGTCTGA